A genomic window from Luteolibacter sp. LG18 includes:
- the folP gene encoding dihydropteroate synthase encodes MLWRLRDREIHFPRRPLVMGIVNINDDSFCADGTLDPAAALEIARQQLAEGADIIDAGAESARTNRAAISVDEEIARLRSFLAGWPDLVARSQPRDSIQLWPPVLSINTWRPEVVAAIVTDPAVALVNDMGGLPDDRNARLCAAAGVALLVMHSVGEPKVPHFHQQWDDVMGSLAAFFVEKIALCEAAGLSRERLILDPGIDFAKQKDDNLMIYQQLDQLQRFGCPVLVPVSRKTVIGETLGIPEPARRDAGTVACISAAMRRGAQVFRVHNVPAAWQAAGVLFALK; translated from the coding sequence ATGCTCTGGCGCCTGCGCGACCGCGAAATCCACTTCCCCCGCCGACCGCTGGTGATGGGGATCGTGAACATCAACGACGACTCGTTCTGCGCCGATGGCACCCTCGATCCCGCCGCCGCCCTGGAGATCGCCCGCCAGCAGCTCGCTGAGGGCGCGGACATCATCGACGCCGGGGCCGAAAGCGCCCGCACCAACCGCGCCGCCATCTCCGTCGACGAGGAAATCGCCCGCCTCCGCTCCTTCCTCGCCGGCTGGCCGGACCTCGTCGCCCGCAGCCAGCCGCGCGATTCCATCCAGCTTTGGCCGCCCGTCCTGTCCATCAACACCTGGCGGCCCGAGGTCGTCGCCGCCATCGTCACCGATCCCGCCGTCGCCCTCGTCAATGACATGGGCGGCCTCCCGGACGACCGCAATGCCCGCCTCTGCGCCGCCGCCGGGGTGGCCCTCCTCGTCATGCACAGCGTCGGCGAGCCGAAGGTTCCCCATTTCCACCAGCAGTGGGACGACGTCATGGGCTCGCTGGCCGCCTTCTTCGTCGAAAAGATCGCCCTCTGCGAGGCCGCGGGCCTTTCCCGCGAACGACTCATCCTCGATCCCGGCATCGACTTCGCCAAACAGAAGGATGACAACCTCATGATCTATCAGCAGTTGGATCAACTCCAGCGCTTCGGCTGCCCCGTTCTCGTCCCCGTTTCCCGGAAAACCGTCATCGGCGAAACTCTCGGCATCCCCGAGCCCGCCCGCCGCGATGCCGGCACCGTGGCCTGCATTTCCGCCGCCATGCGCCGCGGCGCGCAGGTCTTCCGCGTGCACAACGTCCCCGCCGCCTGGCAGGCCGCCGGCGTGCTATTTGCATTGAAGTAG
- a CDS encoding ATP-binding cassette domain-containing protein, giving the protein MLARLIVTDPNGNRIDAELPKDLATLGNTPADKIRVPALPPTLGSLLEFAFQPSRSTWTVRPLPNTGAVWLNGNELLPSPGGMPLQSGDEIRAAGMPIRFQVAPASPLFNGQPVTTIPMPAKGELVIGRSAEAGAAASATRVDLDADDHRVSSDHVKIRIEGKEAVIEDVSRLGTTLNGSAFSKAPLVYGDRFQIGYYVFEYDGRSLRWLDDASSGTIEAIGLVRRAGGRTILNKVSMHIRPGEFVGILGGSGQGKSTLLNALCGIVPASEGEVRISGQPLTDRKSIRDLGVGYVPQDDIVHKELTVDDALLLSGRLRLNLPLAAIKARIDRIIEQLGLQPHRHKRVYMLSGGQRKRVSIGIELLSNPSVLFLDEPSSGLDPATEENLMSLLQRLALTGITIVCTTHVLQKAYLFDRLLFIQDGRLVFAGNSDEARAHFLGGETSHPGQVEAPLEKIYAILADGAHTGEQLEQAFRQSPYAASVAPRQDIVARPVKPDQARKVPALVSLYILLKRQWKVLMADPLNLAFLLAQAVVIAVLIAWVSDDIGMRMFLAVVASMWFGCSNAAQQIIGEIMIFRRERVCGLGLQTYYLSKGMFLCALTGVQTLLLFGCAHLLGHVWHPVDFNRAEFDRRLTERVTAVAGKEDPAPANDEDFDVVGGEEEGAAAKKTAAARPAGPVAPPPPSEGTKGRLAWVAKSFYLEPNIVESGPRDLLLTNGERARGKDGKLLTFSGIPISKVLFTTLGLRFGGLLAAGMIGVVLGLTISALVRSPTQAVMWVPLILIPQILFGGFVIPFPEMSPSARGFSQMVPSFAAQRLIDVSHVFGRATPFLANRTKTPVFLTPDGAKETVKWTATGGEKKDLNQDYDKISPFNRSMQNLLVYPDIRGQHKQEATPVAGTFTTILRDSVKKRDDVMYLKGTVFSTVWPAARAAITLAAWALLGYILTVAGLAFKQSGS; this is encoded by the coding sequence ATGCTCGCACGGCTGATCGTCACCGACCCGAACGGCAACCGCATCGACGCGGAACTCCCCAAGGATCTCGCCACCCTCGGCAATACCCCCGCGGACAAGATCCGCGTCCCGGCCCTGCCGCCCACCCTCGGCTCGCTGCTCGAGTTCGCCTTCCAGCCGTCCCGCTCCACCTGGACCGTCCGCCCGCTGCCGAACACCGGCGCCGTCTGGCTCAATGGCAACGAGCTCCTGCCCTCGCCCGGCGGCATGCCCCTCCAGTCCGGCGATGAAATCCGCGCCGCCGGCATGCCCATCCGTTTCCAGGTCGCGCCCGCCTCGCCCCTCTTCAACGGCCAGCCCGTCACCACCATCCCCATGCCCGCGAAGGGCGAGCTGGTCATCGGCCGCTCCGCCGAGGCCGGGGCCGCCGCCTCGGCCACCCGTGTCGATCTCGATGCCGATGACCACCGCGTCTCCAGCGACCACGTCAAAATCCGCATCGAGGGCAAGGAAGCCGTCATCGAGGACGTCAGCCGCCTCGGCACCACCCTCAATGGCTCCGCCTTCTCAAAGGCCCCCCTCGTCTACGGCGACCGCTTCCAGATCGGCTACTACGTCTTCGAATACGACGGCCGCTCGCTCCGCTGGCTCGACGACGCCTCCTCCGGCACCATCGAGGCCATCGGCCTCGTCCGCCGCGCCGGTGGCCGCACCATCCTGAACAAGGTCTCGATGCACATCCGCCCCGGCGAGTTCGTCGGCATCCTCGGCGGATCCGGGCAGGGGAAATCCACCCTCCTCAATGCCCTCTGCGGCATCGTCCCCGCCTCGGAGGGCGAGGTCCGCATCAGCGGCCAGCCCCTCACCGACCGGAAAAGCATCCGCGACCTCGGCGTCGGCTACGTCCCCCAGGACGACATCGTCCACAAGGAACTCACCGTCGATGACGCCCTCCTCCTCAGCGGCCGCCTGCGCCTGAATCTCCCGCTCGCCGCCATCAAGGCCCGCATCGACCGCATCATCGAGCAGCTCGGCCTCCAGCCCCACCGGCACAAGCGCGTCTACATGCTCTCCGGCGGCCAGCGGAAGCGCGTCAGCATCGGCATCGAGCTCCTCTCGAACCCCTCCGTCCTCTTCCTCGACGAACCCTCCTCCGGCCTCGACCCCGCCACTGAGGAGAACCTGATGTCCCTCCTCCAGCGCCTCGCGCTCACCGGCATCACCATCGTCTGCACCACCCACGTCCTTCAAAAAGCCTACCTCTTCGACCGCCTCCTCTTCATCCAGGACGGCCGCCTCGTCTTCGCCGGGAATAGCGACGAAGCCCGCGCCCACTTCCTCGGCGGCGAAACCTCCCACCCCGGCCAGGTCGAGGCCCCGCTGGAGAAAATCTACGCCATCCTCGCCGATGGCGCCCACACCGGCGAGCAGCTCGAGCAGGCCTTCCGCCAATCCCCCTACGCCGCCTCCGTCGCCCCGCGCCAGGACATCGTCGCCCGCCCCGTGAAGCCGGACCAGGCCCGCAAGGTCCCCGCCCTCGTCTCCCTCTACATCCTTCTCAAGCGCCAGTGGAAGGTCCTCATGGCGGACCCGCTCAATCTCGCCTTCCTCCTCGCCCAGGCCGTCGTCATCGCCGTCCTCATCGCCTGGGTCAGCGATGACATCGGCATGCGGATGTTCCTCGCCGTCGTCGCCTCCATGTGGTTCGGCTGCTCGAATGCCGCCCAGCAGATCATCGGCGAGATCATGATCTTCCGCCGCGAGCGCGTCTGCGGCCTCGGCCTCCAGACCTACTACCTCAGCAAGGGCATGTTCCTCTGCGCCCTCACCGGCGTCCAGACCCTCCTCCTCTTCGGCTGCGCCCACCTCCTCGGCCACGTCTGGCACCCCGTCGATTTCAACCGCGCCGAGTTCGACCGCCGCCTCACCGAGCGCGTCACCGCCGTCGCCGGAAAGGAAGACCCCGCCCCCGCCAATGACGAGGACTTCGATGTCGTCGGCGGCGAGGAAGAAGGCGCCGCTGCCAAGAAAACCGCCGCCGCCCGGCCCGCCGGACCCGTCGCCCCCCCGCCGCCCAGCGAGGGCACGAAGGGCCGACTCGCCTGGGTCGCCAAGTCCTTCTACCTCGAGCCCAATATCGTCGAAAGCGGCCCCCGCGACCTCCTCCTCACCAATGGCGAGCGCGCCCGGGGCAAGGACGGGAAGCTCCTCACCTTCTCCGGCATCCCCATCAGCAAGGTCCTCTTCACCACCCTCGGCCTCCGCTTCGGCGGCCTCCTCGCCGCCGGCATGATCGGCGTCGTCCTCGGCCTCACCATCTCCGCCCTCGTCCGCAGCCCCACCCAGGCCGTCATGTGGGTCCCCCTCATCCTCATCCCCCAGATCCTCTTCGGCGGGTTTGTCATTCCCTTCCCGGAAATGAGCCCCTCCGCCCGCGGCTTCTCGCAGATGGTCCCCAGCTTCGCCGCCCAGCGCCTCATCGATGTCTCCCACGTCTTCGGCCGCGCCACCCCCTTCCTCGCCAACCGCACCAAGACCCCCGTCTTCCTCACCCCGGATGGCGCGAAGGAAACTGTCAAGTGGACCGCAACCGGCGGCGAAAAGAAGGACCTGAACCAGGACTACGACAAGATCTCGCCCTTCAACCGCTCCATGCAGAACCTCCTCGTCTACCCGGACATCCGCGGCCAGCACAAGCAGGAGGCCACCCCCGTCGCCGGCACCTTCACCACCATCCTCCGGGACTCCGTGAAGAAGCGGGACGACGTCATGTACCTCAAGGGCACCGTCTTCTCCACCGTCTGGCCCGCCGCCCGCGCCGCCATCACCCTCGCCGCCTGGGCCCTCCTCGGCTACATACTCACCGTCGCCGGCCTCGCCTTCAAGCAGTCCGGGAGCTGA
- a CDS encoding radical SAM protein → MGNKFKFRASPAGVHLFDRSTGFNVLIDEIRPSSLFWSKAPRQISIALTNACDLSCHYCYAPKHYSVANFESLKKWLIELDENGCMGVGFGGGEPTLYPKLQELLSFAAKETRMAITMTTHGHQLSDRILSGIAGNINFVRVSMDGVGETYESIRGRAFCDLLKRVEKLKQITLFGINYVVNSQTMKDLPKAVEIASDIGASEFLLLPEEPVKLMPGIDEGTMRILIEWIENYKGSLPMFISESRAGFLSTCDPLKSETALMAYAHIDAEGCIKINSYESQGVFIEKTGIVDALQKLKFNLGK, encoded by the coding sequence ATGGGTAACAAATTTAAATTTCGAGCTAGCCCGGCTGGGGTTCATTTGTTCGATCGATCAACGGGCTTCAATGTGCTGATTGATGAGATAAGGCCGTCATCTCTCTTTTGGTCGAAAGCCCCTAGGCAAATATCAATCGCTTTAACGAACGCTTGTGATTTGTCGTGCCACTATTGCTATGCGCCAAAGCATTATTCAGTTGCGAATTTCGAATCACTCAAAAAATGGCTAATTGAATTGGATGAGAACGGATGTATGGGAGTCGGGTTTGGTGGTGGGGAACCGACGCTATATCCAAAGCTGCAAGAGTTACTCTCATTCGCTGCGAAAGAAACCCGCATGGCGATCACGATGACCACCCATGGGCATCAATTGTCTGATCGTATCCTTTCGGGCATTGCTGGAAATATCAATTTCGTCCGAGTAAGCATGGATGGTGTTGGTGAGACATACGAATCGATCCGAGGACGTGCATTTTGCGATTTGTTAAAGCGGGTAGAAAAATTAAAACAAATCACGTTGTTTGGAATCAACTATGTCGTGAATTCCCAAACAATGAAAGACCTTCCTAAAGCTGTCGAAATAGCATCTGATATAGGAGCCTCCGAGTTCCTGCTATTACCCGAAGAGCCAGTCAAATTGATGCCCGGCATAGATGAAGGGACAATGAGAATATTGATTGAATGGATTGAAAATTACAAAGGTTCACTCCCGATGTTCATCAGCGAAAGTCGAGCTGGATTCTTGAGCACTTGTGATCCATTGAAATCCGAAACTGCCTTAATGGCCTATGCTCATATAGATGCAGAAGGATGCATAAAAATCAATTCATATGAATCTCAGGGGGTTTTTATTGAAAAAACGGGAATTGTTGACGCGCTTCAAAAACTAAAATTCAATCTTGGGAAATGA
- a CDS encoding DUF6375 family protein produces the protein MKIWKAYGSEHSMNLVMVGHFKSEKDAEKTQKIFENLASELAGKVDIGSNNQYFGSEILDIVVKLGCGILSPSELEHFLYDVDTRVEGDRIVITTDETEVAGFFKVMIDNGAKVEIYSAHHYPGEPESQDDK, from the coding sequence ATGAAAATATGGAAAGCCTATGGGTCTGAGCATTCGATGAATCTTGTAATGGTTGGCCATTTCAAGAGCGAAAAGGATGCCGAAAAAACCCAAAAAATATTTGAGAATCTTGCTTCCGAATTAGCTGGAAAGGTCGACATTGGGTCGAATAATCAATATTTTGGGAGCGAAATATTGGATATAGTTGTCAAATTGGGATGTGGCATCTTAAGTCCCTCAGAACTGGAACATTTCTTGTATGACGTTGACACCCGAGTCGAAGGTGACCGCATTGTGATTACCACAGACGAAACTGAAGTCGCCGGGTTCTTTAAGGTAATGATTGATAATGGAGCCAAGGTAGAAATATACTCAGCCCATCATTATCCAGGAGAGCCTGAGAGTCAAGATGACAAGTAG